One part of the Parabacteroides distasonis ATCC 8503 genome encodes these proteins:
- a CDS encoding sulfatase family protein, producing MKLISNIISVLAFSGAAVATQAAERPNVIIVFIDDFGYGDLGCYGSTKHRTPHIDQMAKEGIRLTDFYVGSSVSTPSRSALLTGCYPRRVSMHVNADPTPLMSKGRQVLFPASHKGLNPGEITIAELMKEQGYATACIGKWHLGDQLPFLPTRQGFDYYYGIPYSNDMDRPYCPLPLMEQEEVIVAPVGHDSLTIRYTNKTVEFIKSHKESPFFIYLCHNMTHNPLAASPAFKGKSQNGLYGDATEELDWSMGVLLETLKEEGLDQNTLIIFTSDNGADEHFGGTNRPLRGQKGTTYEGGFRVPCIMRWPAKIPAGQETDNLVTSMDFLPTLAHYCSYAVPSDRVIDGHNVSGILEGESMASPTETFYYYQKQQLQAVRWGNWKYHLPLKERIKGPHFPDTEVGEARLYNLANDLSETTNVIDKHPEVVTKMNQWIEQVRSDMGDWGYEGRNQRPAGIIDEPFPRLLK from the coding sequence ATGAAACTTATATCTAACATAATATCGGTATTAGCCTTTTCAGGAGCGGCCGTGGCTACTCAAGCGGCGGAAAGGCCAAATGTGATCATCGTATTTATCGATGATTTCGGATATGGGGATTTAGGTTGTTACGGGAGTACGAAGCATCGTACTCCCCATATCGACCAGATGGCTAAAGAGGGAATACGACTGACCGATTTTTATGTGGGTTCGAGCGTGAGCACACCTTCCAGATCGGCTTTATTGACAGGGTGTTATCCAAGGCGAGTCTCCATGCATGTAAATGCGGACCCTACACCTTTGATGTCCAAAGGGAGGCAAGTGCTATTTCCAGCTTCGCATAAAGGCTTGAATCCCGGTGAGATAACGATCGCCGAGTTGATGAAGGAGCAGGGATATGCGACGGCTTGTATCGGGAAATGGCATCTAGGGGATCAATTGCCATTTCTTCCTACCCGGCAGGGTTTCGACTACTATTATGGTATTCCTTATAGTAACGATATGGATCGTCCGTATTGTCCGTTACCCTTGATGGAACAGGAGGAGGTAATAGTGGCTCCTGTCGGTCATGATTCCTTGACGATTCGTTATACCAATAAGACTGTGGAGTTTATAAAGTCTCATAAGGAATCTCCGTTCTTTATTTACTTGTGCCATAATATGACTCATAATCCGTTAGCGGCTTCTCCCGCTTTCAAGGGAAAGTCTCAGAACGGACTCTATGGAGATGCGACCGAGGAATTGGATTGGTCGATGGGAGTCTTGCTTGAGACTTTAAAGGAGGAAGGATTGGATCAAAATACCTTGATTATCTTTACTTCCGATAATGGTGCGGATGAACACTTCGGTGGTACGAACCGTCCGTTGAGAGGCCAAAAGGGTACGACGTATGAAGGTGGGTTCAGGGTGCCTTGTATAATGAGATGGCCCGCTAAAATACCGGCGGGACAGGAGACTGATAATCTGGTGACTTCGATGGATTTCTTACCGACATTGGCGCATTATTGCAGTTATGCGGTTCCTTCCGACCGGGTGATAGATGGGCATAATGTGTCTGGAATCTTGGAGGGAGAATCGATGGCATCGCCCACGGAGACTTTCTATTATTACCAGAAACAACAATTACAGGCGGTACGTTGGGGAAACTGGAAGTATCATTTACCTTTGAAGGAACGTATCAAAGGCCCTCACTTCCCGGATACGGAAGTCGGTGAAGCTCGTTTATATAATTTGGCGAATGATTTGTCGGAAACAACCAATGTCATCGATAAACATCCCGAAGTAGTGACGAAGATGAATCAATGGATCGAACAGGTTCGTAGTGATATGGGAGATTGGGGATATGAAGGCCGGAACCAGCGTCCTGCCGGTATTATAGATGAACCTTTTCCCCGTTTACTTAAATAA